One Oryza glaberrima chromosome 10, OglaRS2, whole genome shotgun sequence DNA segment encodes these proteins:
- the LOC127785882 gene encoding BTB/POZ and MATH domain-containing protein 1-like codes for MGASAPSSAGRSKAPPPPPCSSSGVAVSTSRGTSWRARGASADVTFQVGAGSGARRFGAHRCVLAARSPVFEAELYGPMVERDAGRVIRIDDMDPQVFDALLDFMYTDALPGMRKRDAVAMSQQLLVAADRYDLKRLRLLCEHELCKHVNKGTVASMLALVEQQRPSCQGLKKACFEYLRKTPKVLREIMATEAFDHLVNELLSSNKLAIRE; via the exons CGCAgcaaggcgccgccgccgccgccgtgctccagcTCGGGCGTCGCCGTGAGCACGTCTCGCGG GACGAGCTGGAGAGCTCGGGGCGCATC CGCCGACGTGACGTTCCAGGTCGGCGCCGGCTCCGGCGCGCGGCGGTTCGGCGCGCACCGGTGCGTGCTCGCCGCACGGTCGCCGGTGTTCGAGGCGGAGCTGTACGGCCCGATGGTGGAGCGGGACGCCGGGCGCGTCATCCGGATCGACGACATGGACCCCCAGGTGTTCGACGCGTTGCTCGACTTCATGTACACCGACGCCCTGCCCGGGATGAGGAAGCGCGACGCGGTGGCCATGTCGCAGCAGCTGCTCGTCGCGGCGGACAGGTACGACCTGAAGAGGCTGAGGCTGCTGTGCGAGCATGAGCTGTGCAAGCACGTGAACAAGGGCACGGTGGCCAGCATGCTGGCATTGGTCGAACAGCAACGCCCTAGCTGCCAGGGGCTCAAGAAGGCATGCTTTGAGTACCTCCGAAAAACACCGAAAGTTCTACGTGAAATCATGGCGACGGAAGCGTTCGATCACCTTGTGAATGAGTTGTTATCGTCCAACAAGCTTGCCATCCGTGAATGA